From Butyricimonas paravirosa, one genomic window encodes:
- a CDS encoding SusC/RagA family TonB-linked outer membrane protein — protein sequence MKKSLLLIALLCPLWLFAQSESDYRTIKGVVMDSVTNETLIGATVMIDPDAAEAKNLGPKGTITDFDGKFELKVPKAVKYVVVSFVGYKNAKLDVTKTTEFKVMLQPDQEQLTEVVVTGYQQIEKRKSTSAIQTVKMDDIKSIGVASIDQLLEGQVAGMTSIPTNGAPGAPNKMRIRSTVSLTGSTDPLWVLDGMILEGNDIPENFSDKDNIDNLYNTSIAGVNPADIESITILKDASATAIYGARAANGVIVVTTKKGSAGKMRVNASAAMFITTKPDLGKLNLMNASEKVDFELGMASIPELTYRSNYGSVARILSNSGELSAFQEGGFNALSAQTQNEINALRTTGSDWGDLVYQNAVNQQYNISVSGGSEKARYYASIGYYNEEGTTIGTNFERITGTMKTDFDLRDNLTLGLSLFMSHSKRKSYITDSDSFTNPSYYTRNVNPYLNVRDENGKYVYDQDIKGLDDAYLEFNLLEERENTDYWLKNLAFKPMLTLNYKPWSFLSLTTQFSMQLEDSKTEKFADEETYFVRKYREDSNYNGTYFLPDGGIIQNWAADMSQYQWKIQGEFSHIFAERHSVNFMAGFEMRGNKNTNVHTKGFGYDSRALTTQPLVFPDGYSTSSMSSSKWKQYQKTMSEDRYLSYYMTGSYTYDNRYTFFGSMRFDGSNLFGVARKYKYLPLWAASAAWNVNREEFLSNVEWLNDLKLRVSYGLQGNVDKNTSPYVVGEWNSTTVLPGLNEPTINVTSPPNQNLRWEKTKNWNVGIDMAVLDNRLSFTVDAYYRKSEDLIGARALPLENGFSSSTMNWAEVSNKGIEFALSTENIRTPNFRWKMDFNIAHNTSNVDKIQVRDDSYSPSLEGHSIGALFKLRTAGLDEDGLPMFYNKAGEKVNFETFYAITDEWNIGYPTSSLTNAEYRDLFVYAGTTEPKFTGGWINRFYYKNFDLTVSSSFVIDQLMQETPFYSPSETSPGQNYSKRALDIWSPSNTTGKYPRLVNYTMEENMRLVNYYQWVNGLDLGGNSFSNYDYWFKNMSYWRISSIRLGYNLPREIADKLHIGSARISFEARNPFVIASNYKGYFDPETWGNIYTQPLARTFSIGLDVSF from the coding sequence ATGAAGAAAAGTTTATTATTGATTGCGTTATTGTGTCCGCTTTGGCTGTTTGCCCAAAGCGAGAGCGACTATCGTACGATTAAAGGAGTCGTGATGGACTCCGTGACGAACGAGACTTTGATTGGAGCTACGGTAATGATTGACCCGGATGCGGCAGAGGCTAAGAATCTCGGCCCGAAGGGAACGATTACTGATTTTGACGGAAAGTTTGAATTGAAAGTGCCGAAAGCGGTGAAATATGTGGTGGTTAGTTTTGTCGGTTATAAAAATGCGAAACTGGACGTGACGAAAACCACAGAATTTAAGGTTATGTTACAACCGGATCAGGAGCAGTTGACCGAGGTGGTGGTGACGGGTTACCAACAGATCGAGAAACGTAAATCGACATCGGCGATTCAGACCGTAAAGATGGATGATATAAAGAGCATCGGTGTTGCTAGTATTGACCAGTTATTGGAAGGGCAGGTTGCCGGTATGACGTCTATCCCCACGAATGGGGCTCCGGGAGCCCCGAACAAGATGCGAATCCGTAGTACGGTTTCTCTGACGGGAAGTACTGATCCGCTTTGGGTGTTGGATGGGATGATTTTGGAAGGGAATGATATTCCAGAAAATTTTAGTGACAAGGATAATATTGATAACTTGTATAATACTTCCATTGCAGGGGTAAACCCGGCGGATATTGAAAGTATAACAATCTTAAAGGATGCCTCGGCCACGGCTATTTATGGAGCACGTGCAGCAAATGGAGTCATTGTTGTAACTACCAAAAAGGGATCTGCCGGGAAAATGCGGGTGAATGCGTCAGCGGCAATGTTTATAACAACGAAACCTGACTTGGGGAAATTGAATTTAATGAATGCTTCTGAAAAAGTGGATTTCGAGTTAGGTATGGCGAGTATACCTGAGTTGACGTATCGTTCTAACTACGGAAGTGTGGCTCGAATTTTGTCAAATTCGGGAGAGTTAAGTGCTTTCCAAGAAGGAGGATTTAATGCATTGTCTGCACAGACTCAGAACGAGATTAATGCTTTGCGTACAACAGGATCCGATTGGGGAGATCTTGTGTATCAGAATGCTGTGAATCAGCAATATAATATAAGTGTATCAGGAGGCTCTGAAAAAGCTCGTTACTATGCTTCGATCGGTTATTATAATGAAGAAGGTACAACGATTGGGACGAATTTTGAGCGGATTACAGGTACTATGAAGACTGATTTTGATTTGAGAGATAACTTGACTCTTGGTCTTTCTTTATTCATGTCTCACAGTAAACGGAAAAGTTATATCACAGATTCGGATTCTTTCACGAATCCTTCTTATTATACTCGTAATGTGAATCCTTATTTGAATGTTCGTGATGAAAATGGTAAGTATGTTTATGACCAGGATATAAAGGGGTTGGATGATGCTTACTTGGAATTTAATTTACTGGAGGAACGTGAAAATACAGATTATTGGTTAAAGAATCTGGCTTTTAAGCCTATGTTAACTTTAAATTACAAGCCATGGTCTTTCTTATCTTTGACAACACAGTTTTCGATGCAGCTAGAGGATTCGAAGACAGAGAAATTTGCAGACGAAGAAACATATTTCGTGAGAAAATATAGGGAAGATTCTAACTATAACGGGACATATTTTTTACCGGATGGTGGAATTATTCAGAACTGGGCTGCTGATATGTCACAATACCAATGGAAGATACAAGGGGAGTTCAGTCATATTTTTGCCGAGCGTCATTCCGTGAATTTCATGGCCGGTTTTGAAATGCGAGGGAATAAGAATACAAATGTTCATACCAAGGGCTTCGGCTATGATTCCAGAGCTTTGACGACCCAGCCTCTCGTATTCCCGGACGGTTACAGTACTTCTTCCATGTCTTCGTCGAAATGGAAACAATATCAAAAGACCATGAGTGAGGATCGTTATCTGTCTTATTATATGACCGGGTCTTATACTTATGATAATCGATATACATTCTTTGGAAGTATGCGTTTTGATGGTTCGAATTTATTTGGTGTTGCTCGTAAATACAAATATCTGCCATTGTGGGCAGCTTCTGCCGCATGGAATGTTAATCGGGAAGAATTCTTGAGTAATGTTGAATGGTTGAATGATTTGAAATTGCGTGTATCATACGGTCTGCAAGGAAATGTGGATAAGAATACCTCTCCTTATGTTGTCGGGGAGTGGAATTCGACAACGGTTCTGCCTGGTTTAAATGAACCGACGATTAACGTGACCTCTCCTCCTAATCAAAATTTGCGTTGGGAGAAAACTAAAAACTGGAATGTTGGTATTGATATGGCAGTTTTGGATAATCGTCTCTCTTTTACAGTTGATGCTTATTATCGGAAAAGTGAAGATTTGATCGGGGCAAGGGCTTTGCCGCTTGAAAATGGTTTCTCTTCTTCTACGATGAACTGGGCTGAGGTTTCCAATAAGGGTATTGAATTTGCTCTTTCTACGGAGAATATCCGTACTCCGAATTTCCGTTGGAAGATGGATTTCAATATTGCCCATAACACGAGTAATGTGGATAAGATTCAAGTGAGAGATGATTCGTATTCTCCTTCTTTGGAAGGACATTCCATTGGGGCTCTTTTCAAATTAAGAACTGCAGGATTGGATGAAGACGGACTACCGATGTTTTATAATAAAGCAGGCGAGAAGGTGAATTTTGAGACTTTTTATGCTATAACGGATGAATGGAATATTGGCTATCCGACATCTTCGCTGACAAATGCAGAGTATCGAGACTTGTTCGTGTATGCAGGAACAACAGAGCCTAAGTTTACAGGAGGTTGGATCAATCGATTCTATTATAAGAATTTTGATCTTACGGTAAGTTCTAGTTTTGTGATAGATCAGTTGATGCAAGAAACTCCATTTTATTCACCGAGTGAAACGTCTCCCGGTCAGAATTATTCGAAACGGGCTTTAGACATCTGGTCTCCTTCTAATACAACTGGAAAATATCCTCGTTTGGTGAATTATACGATGGAAGAGAATATGCGATTGGTAAATTATTATCAATGGGTAAATGGATTGGATTTAGGAGGAAATTCGTTCAGTAACTATGATTACTGGTTTAAGAATATGAGTTATTGGCGGATAAGTAGTATTCGCTTAGGGTATAATTTACCTCGGGAAATAGCAGATAAGTTACATATAGGCTCTGCCAGAATTAGTTTTGAAGCTCGGAATCCGTTTGTGATTGCTTCAAATTACAAGGGATATTTTGATCCTGAGACTTGGGGAAATATTTACACGCAACCCCTTGCACGGACTTTCTCAATAGGTTTAGATGTGTCATTTTAA
- a CDS encoding zinc-dependent metalloprotease: MVRTKTFILGAIALVALSLLSEPGYSLERRKKKHAKDTTEVSKPDAYGDLVKKAKITEGMVKILTVENDYYFEVADSLMGRDLLIVNKVSGVPYELNDAGLNRGMESNDKLVRFYKDKSMNKVWVTTYNGKVSVPEGDAISESVKANYRESVIEYFPIEAYGKDSASVVIKVNKIFDGSEKSFNDIYNEIALGGSVKKDLSKILGVKVFPKNVVVKALMTTQVVDGGVAVPLTVETTTNLVLLPKVPMKPRFADPRVGFFATEHIYFTDEQQQVEKREFVHRWRLEPKPEDIEKYKRGEAVEPVKPIVFYIDPSTPKQWREEIKAGVRDWQAAFEAAGFKNAVVAKDAPEGDEDFDIDDIRYSVITYAASQQANAMGPSVVDPRSGEIIEADVVWWHNVMSLLHTWMRVQTAPIDPRARANKLSDEHMASAIRFVSSHEVGHTFGLKHNMGASHAFPVDSLRSPSFTAKMGGTASSIMDYARFNYVAQPGDGVKEITPKIGTYDKFAINWAYRWLDMETPQEELPILNEWIQEHEGDPMFWYGEQQDPKDPIDPRSQDEDLGDDIVKANRYGIMNLKRIVPNIVAWTEEDGESFAEAGKLLMAVINQWKMYAGHVTANVGGIYINNPVKGSPEDRYIPVPKEIQKESVKYLIEEVFIVPEWLFGAGVWKKSYPIQMGVEYSPYTVARELQYATFYNLLKDERLLRMFDSEATLGRAKSYTPEEMFADIHNVIFASSKAGRNLSIYERMTQKNFIDAIIVSSNRAVEKTTKKALHHSNTCCFASKAPEFTIEPREEVQLRTLHFSSMGRVSEAVSVKRGELLKILKLAENKRNTGNVETRNHYEDLIIRIKEALNMR; encoded by the coding sequence ATGGTAAGAACAAAAACATTCATTTTAGGTGCGATAGCCCTTGTTGCCCTATCATTATTGTCAGAACCGGGATATTCTCTGGAAAGACGAAAGAAAAAACATGCCAAGGATACAACGGAAGTGTCTAAACCGGATGCTTACGGGGATTTGGTGAAAAAAGCCAAGATTACTGAAGGTATGGTAAAGATTTTAACGGTTGAGAATGATTACTATTTCGAGGTGGCTGATTCGTTGATGGGACGTGATCTTCTAATCGTTAATAAAGTGTCGGGAGTACCTTACGAGTTGAATGATGCAGGCTTGAATAGAGGAATGGAGTCGAATGACAAGCTCGTGCGTTTCTATAAAGATAAATCTATGAACAAGGTGTGGGTGACAACTTACAATGGAAAGGTAAGTGTACCCGAGGGAGATGCGATCAGTGAGTCTGTGAAGGCCAATTATCGCGAGTCCGTGATCGAGTATTTCCCGATCGAGGCTTACGGAAAGGATTCGGCGTCCGTGGTTATCAAGGTGAACAAGATTTTTGACGGAAGTGAGAAAAGTTTTAATGATATATATAATGAAATTGCTTTAGGCGGTTCGGTAAAAAAGGACTTGTCGAAGATATTGGGCGTGAAGGTTTTCCCCAAGAATGTGGTGGTAAAGGCGTTAATGACGACGCAGGTGGTTGATGGCGGCGTGGCGGTACCTCTTACGGTTGAAACGACAACAAATTTGGTGTTATTACCTAAGGTTCCTATGAAGCCACGTTTCGCCGACCCCCGTGTAGGTTTTTTTGCCACGGAGCATATTTATTTTACAGACGAGCAACAGCAAGTGGAAAAACGGGAATTCGTTCATCGTTGGAGATTGGAACCAAAACCGGAAGATATAGAGAAATATAAAAGAGGAGAGGCTGTAGAGCCTGTAAAACCGATCGTGTTTTACATTGATCCTTCTACCCCGAAACAGTGGAGAGAAGAGATTAAAGCAGGAGTTCGGGATTGGCAGGCCGCATTTGAGGCGGCAGGTTTTAAAAATGCTGTTGTCGCGAAGGATGCTCCGGAAGGTGATGAAGATTTTGACATAGACGACATTCGTTATTCGGTCATCACCTATGCGGCATCCCAGCAGGCTAATGCAATGGGGCCGTCCGTGGTTGATCCCCGTTCAGGAGAGATTATCGAGGCTGACGTGGTTTGGTGGCATAACGTGATGTCATTATTACATACTTGGATGCGAGTACAGACAGCACCGATAGATCCGAGAGCCCGTGCAAATAAATTGAGCGACGAGCATATGGCCAGCGCTATCCGCTTTGTTTCTTCTCACGAGGTAGGGCATACTTTCGGGTTGAAGCATAACATGGGTGCTTCTCATGCTTTCCCCGTGGATTCTTTGAGATCGCCGAGCTTTACGGCAAAAATGGGTGGAACGGCAAGTTCTATCATGGATTACGCGCGTTTTAACTACGTGGCCCAACCGGGAGACGGGGTAAAGGAAATTACTCCTAAAATCGGGACGTATGACAAGTTCGCGATTAACTGGGCTTATCGTTGGCTAGATATGGAGACACCTCAAGAGGAGTTGCCGATATTGAATGAATGGATTCAAGAGCATGAAGGAGACCCGATGTTCTGGTATGGCGAGCAACAAGACCCGAAAGATCCGATCGATCCTCGTTCTCAGGATGAAGACCTTGGAGATGACATCGTGAAAGCCAATCGTTACGGGATTATGAATCTGAAACGGATTGTTCCGAATATTGTCGCATGGACAGAGGAAGACGGAGAATCTTTCGCGGAGGCAGGAAAATTATTGATGGCGGTGATTAACCAATGGAAGATGTATGCCGGGCATGTTACAGCTAACGTGGGTGGTATTTATATCAATAACCCGGTGAAGGGAAGTCCGGAGGATCGGTATATCCCGGTGCCGAAAGAGATTCAGAAAGAGAGCGTGAAGTACTTGATTGAAGAGGTGTTTATTGTTCCGGAATGGTTGTTCGGTGCTGGGGTCTGGAAGAAGAGTTACCCGATTCAGATGGGCGTGGAATATTCTCCTTACACGGTTGCACGTGAGTTGCAGTACGCTACATTCTATAATCTGTTGAAGGACGAGCGTTTGTTGCGTATGTTTGATTCTGAAGCGACTTTAGGTCGGGCGAAGAGTTACACGCCGGAAGAGATGTTCGCGGATATTCATAACGTGATATTTGCCAGCAGTAAGGCTGGGCGTAACTTATCTATCTACGAGCGGATGACACAAAAGAATTTTATCGATGCGATCATCGTTAGCTCGAACAGGGCTGTGGAGAAAACGACCAAGAAAGCGTTGCATCATTCAAACACGTGTTGTTTTGCCTCTAAAGCCCCCGAATTTACGATTGAGCCTAGAGAAGAGGTTCAATTGAGGACCTTACACTTCTCTTCCATGGGTAGAGTTTCTGAGGCTGTATCGGTGAAGAGAGGCGAATTGTTGAAAATTTTAAAATTAGCGGAAAATAAACGAAACACGGGTAATGTAGAAACTCGTAATCATTACGAGGATTTGATTATCCGGATTAAAGAGGCGTTGAATATGAGATGA
- a CDS encoding histidine kinase — MRIRTNIISIGLILLALFIAAIYLIGEKISDVGNDMNNANAREACRYRAESVAYEFKKTEELQRLAREFFGKSESYREQDLFSLLKTMQQLDPKLSRTWFFRGTNDSLRLLERNSSELRKMKLSGIELKYMYTLLDSHADHHFSGTYHEDGKTYWTTIEAIEPTATRRILFGFDISLTDLHSYFAEVTGKVSSYVFIVNERGILLSHPDENLLGTSPFQKEELDSIKEVLKSQSELEIMVHSNFLSSQVLRIYYPLLVGSEKWVIAVNVPQYGNREILDEFHRYTAMIALITVVIFAILLLFAQHKWRKEYRLRRSLEQESMELHLQQLKNQINPHFLFNSLNSLSVLIGSDSTLAREFVLKLSKVYRYLLETRNESLSTVKEEIEFTQQYYFLQKIRFGDQLDLSIDVGPDCLEAKVPSISLQMLVENAIKHNQVTLQNPLHIKIYDRDECLIVENNYQPRAESSEESMGVGFERIQAIYDFYSGEKFVCDCENGCYVCRLPLLRNRL; from the coding sequence ATGAGAATTCGGACAAATATAATATCGATAGGATTAATCTTGTTAGCTTTATTCATTGCCGCTATTTATTTAATAGGGGAAAAGATTAGTGACGTGGGGAACGATATGAATAATGCGAATGCACGAGAGGCTTGTCGATACCGGGCAGAATCTGTTGCATATGAATTTAAGAAAACCGAAGAATTACAGCGATTGGCGAGAGAGTTTTTTGGGAAAAGTGAATCTTACCGGGAGCAGGATTTATTTTCGCTTTTGAAGACGATGCAACAATTGGACCCGAAATTAAGTAGAACTTGGTTTTTCAGGGGTACCAATGATTCTCTACGGTTGTTGGAACGGAATAGTTCCGAGTTACGTAAGATGAAACTTTCCGGGATCGAGTTAAAGTATATGTATACCTTATTGGATTCACATGCGGATCACCATTTTAGTGGTACGTACCACGAGGATGGAAAGACTTACTGGACGACAATCGAGGCTATTGAACCGACAGCGACCCGGCGTATCCTTTTTGGATTTGATATCTCGTTGACAGACTTACATTCATATTTTGCAGAGGTTACAGGAAAGGTGTCAAGTTACGTGTTTATTGTAAATGAACGGGGTATATTACTTTCGCATCCCGATGAAAATTTATTGGGAACCTCACCTTTCCAAAAAGAAGAGTTGGATTCTATCAAGGAAGTATTAAAAAGTCAGAGTGAATTGGAAATTATGGTTCATTCTAATTTTCTGTCTTCACAGGTGCTTCGAATTTACTATCCCTTACTTGTCGGGAGTGAAAAGTGGGTGATTGCCGTTAACGTGCCGCAGTATGGAAATCGGGAGATATTGGATGAATTTCATCGTTACACGGCGATGATTGCCTTGATTACAGTAGTTATATTCGCAATTTTGTTACTTTTTGCCCAGCATAAATGGCGTAAGGAATACCGTTTGCGGCGTAGTTTGGAACAGGAGTCGATGGAACTGCATTTACAACAGTTGAAAAATCAGATTAACCCTCACTTTTTGTTTAATTCCTTGAATTCCTTGAGTGTGTTGATTGGTTCGGATTCGACTTTGGCGAGGGAATTCGTGTTGAAGTTATCAAAGGTGTATCGCTATTTGCTGGAGACAAGAAACGAAAGCTTGTCCACGGTGAAGGAAGAGATCGAGTTTACCCAGCAATATTATTTTTTGCAGAAGATTCGTTTTGGGGATCAGTTGGATTTGTCCATAGATGTGGGACCGGATTGTTTGGAAGCAAAGGTTCCTTCGATCAGTTTACAGATGTTAGTAGAGAACGCTATAAAACATAATCAGGTGACTTTACAAAATCCCTTGCATATTAAAATTTATGATCGGGATGAATGTTTAATCGTGGAGAATAATTACCAGCCCCGTGCAGAATCTAGCGAGGAGTCCATGGGCGTGGGTTTCGAACGCATTCAGGCCATTTATGACTTTTATTCTGGTGAGAAATTTGTATGTGATTGTGAAAATGGATGTTACGTTTGTCGACTACCTCTTTTAAGAAATCGTTTATAA
- a CDS encoding TlpA disulfide reductase family protein: MKKVILLLLSGVLFGGTCLAQDGYTISGKIRGISITKVFVVTADFGRVDTLASTLVEGDKFILRGTVSGEARAVNLAFAGVEGQVPLLLENINYQVSVTAQGAAIEGEGPAVKLWKEFERIGHDYAVEKNRAEAEYKALEGEGNAAKVESLQFRLDNAYKQSVLKTQELIKANADNYVSAYIIALNMAADDEATLRAKYELLGTSARATAPGKAIAAMLDRYGKLIEGEVVPNFTLMKPDGNTFTLHGLPAKWKVIHFWAAQQGSSRQDNSDLVKFYLQYRPKGLEIVSVALDESAAMWKQAIGLDGMIWTNGSDLKGMESEIVRLYLVRDLPTYFLLDAENRIVARNLSFPELRAKMAELTKKKKKK, encoded by the coding sequence ATGAAGAAAGTGATACTGTTACTATTATCCGGAGTGTTGTTTGGAGGGACTTGTTTGGCCCAGGATGGATACACGATTTCCGGGAAAATTCGGGGCATATCGATTACTAAAGTCTTTGTCGTGACAGCCGATTTTGGTCGGGTCGATACGCTGGCATCAACCCTTGTTGAGGGGGATAAGTTTATACTCAGAGGAACGGTGTCCGGGGAAGCTCGTGCCGTGAATCTAGCTTTTGCCGGGGTGGAAGGACAGGTACCCTTGTTGTTGGAGAATATAAATTACCAGGTTTCAGTTACGGCACAAGGGGCTGCAATAGAGGGTGAAGGACCGGCCGTGAAACTTTGGAAGGAGTTTGAACGCATCGGTCATGATTATGCTGTCGAGAAAAACCGTGCCGAGGCAGAGTATAAGGCTTTGGAAGGCGAGGGTAATGCGGCGAAAGTTGAAAGTTTGCAATTTCGTCTTGACAATGCTTACAAGCAATCGGTGCTTAAAACACAGGAATTGATCAAGGCTAACGCTGACAATTATGTCTCGGCTTACATCATCGCCTTGAACATGGCTGCAGATGATGAAGCCACGCTTCGTGCTAAATATGAATTATTGGGGACGTCGGCTCGTGCCACAGCTCCCGGCAAAGCCATAGCGGCGATGTTAGATCGATATGGTAAATTGATCGAGGGAGAAGTTGTTCCCAATTTCACCTTGATGAAACCTGATGGCAACACGTTTACCTTACATGGTTTGCCCGCTAAATGGAAGGTTATACATTTTTGGGCTGCACAACAAGGTAGTTCTCGGCAGGATAACTCTGATTTGGTTAAGTTTTACCTGCAATATCGCCCGAAAGGTCTTGAAATTGTCAGTGTGGCTCTGGATGAAAGTGCTGCCATGTGGAAACAGGCTATTGGGCTTGATGGGATGATTTGGACCAACGGTTCAGACCTTAAGGGTATGGAGTCCGAGATTGTCCGCCTCTATCTGGTGCGGGATCTCCCGACTTATTTCCTGCTGGATGCCGAGAATCGTATCGTTGCTCGTAATCTTTCGTTTCCAGAGCTTCGTGCTAAAATGGCGGAGTTGACGAAGAAGAAAAAGAAGAAATAA